A genome region from Pseudanabaena sp. Chao 1811 includes the following:
- a CDS encoding UbiD family decarboxylase, which yields MTRDLRSFLKLLEERKQLHRVKTQVDSQLEIAEISNRLLQSGGPALLFENVKGYNVPVAVNLLGTVERVCWAMGMKEQSELEVLGEKLGKLQSPKPPKKISQAIEFGKILFDVVKSRPQKLLFGNAPCQEIVLQGDEVNLDQIPILKPYPKDGGRAVTLALVITKDVENGIPNVGVYRLQQQSKNTMTVQWLSVRGGARHLRKATEAGKKLEIAIAIGVDPVLIMAAATPIPVDLSEWIFAGLYGNEGVQLTKCKTLDLEVPACAEYVLEGTITPHEVGTDGPFGDHMGYYGGINDQAPLIRFHCMTHRKDPIYLTTFSGLPPKEEAMMAIALNRIYTPILRQQVSEITDFFLPMEALSYKAAIISIKKAYPGQARRAALAFWSALPQFTYTKFVIVVDHTINIRDPRLVVWALSSKVDPTRDVFILPDNPFDSLDFACEKEGLGGRMGIDATTKIYPETDRDWGDPLESDPDVADMVTRRWAEYGLADIKLDAADPNLFGYEIR from the coding sequence ATGACCCGTGACCTGCGATCGTTTCTCAAACTGCTCGAAGAGCGCAAACAACTACATCGTGTCAAAACCCAAGTTGATTCCCAGTTAGAAATTGCCGAAATTAGCAATCGTCTCCTGCAATCAGGAGGTCCTGCACTACTATTTGAGAATGTCAAGGGTTATAACGTACCTGTTGCCGTGAACTTGTTGGGGACAGTAGAGCGCGTCTGCTGGGCAATGGGTATGAAAGAACAATCAGAATTAGAAGTTCTTGGTGAGAAACTAGGCAAACTACAAAGTCCGAAGCCGCCGAAGAAAATCTCACAGGCGATCGAATTTGGGAAGATTCTCTTTGATGTGGTCAAATCCCGTCCACAAAAACTTCTATTTGGGAATGCACCCTGTCAAGAAATAGTATTGCAAGGTGACGAGGTGAATCTCGATCAGATTCCCATTCTCAAACCCTATCCTAAAGATGGTGGAAGGGCGGTGACACTGGCGCTAGTGATTACTAAGGATGTTGAGAATGGGATTCCGAATGTGGGGGTTTACCGTTTACAGCAGCAGTCCAAAAATACGATGACGGTGCAATGGTTATCTGTGCGGGGTGGCGCAAGGCATTTACGCAAGGCGACTGAGGCGGGCAAGAAATTAGAAATTGCGATCGCGATCGGAGTCGATCCAGTCTTAATCATGGCAGCCGCAACACCGATTCCTGTAGATTTATCGGAATGGATTTTTGCGGGACTCTATGGTAATGAAGGCGTACAGCTTACCAAATGTAAAACCCTCGATTTAGAAGTTCCTGCCTGTGCGGAATATGTTTTGGAAGGAACGATTACGCCCCATGAAGTGGGAACCGATGGACCTTTTGGCGATCACATGGGCTATTACGGCGGTATTAATGATCAAGCGCCTCTGATTCGCTTCCATTGCATGACCCATCGTAAAGATCCGATCTATCTCACCACCTTTAGCGGCTTGCCTCCCAAGGAAGAAGCAATGATGGCGATCGCCCTAAATCGCATCTATACCCCCATCCTCCGCCAACAAGTTTCAGAAATCACCGATTTCTTCCTACCAATGGAAGCGCTTTCCTACAAGGCAGCGATTATTTCCATCAAAAAGGCTTATCCCGGTCAAGCTAGACGCGCTGCCCTTGCCTTTTGGAGTGCCTTGCCTCAGTTTACCTACACCAAATTTGTGATCGTCGTTGACCATACGATTAATATTCGTGATCCGCGTTTAGTGGTTTGGGCGCTCAGTTCCAAGGTTGACCCCACCCGCGATGTATTTATTCTGCCCGACAATCCCTTCGATTCCCTCGACTTTGCTTGCGAGAAGGAAGGGCTGGGCGGACGCATGGGTATTGACGCTACAACCAAAATTTATCCTGAAACCGATCGCGATTGGGGCGATCCTTTAGAGAGCGATCCTGATGTGGCGGATATGGTCACAAGACGTTGGGCTGAGTATGGCTTAGCGGATATTAAGCTCGATGCCGCCGACCCCAATTTATTTGGTTACGAAATTCGCTAA
- a CDS encoding clan AA aspartic protease, whose amino-acid sequence MMFGFVNNNCEAIIKVAVGRIGSPKIALDAVIDTGFTSFLSLPLSVITDLGLPWYYRDIGTLGDGSEVVFEIYKASVIWDGQEQIIDVAASEADPLVGMGLLYGFKLQIEAVEGGRVTLEALN is encoded by the coding sequence ATGATGTTCGGTTTTGTCAATAACAATTGTGAAGCAATTATCAAAGTCGCAGTCGGTCGCATCGGCTCACCTAAAATAGCTCTTGATGCTGTAATTGACACAGGATTCACTAGCTTTTTATCTTTACCGCTTTCTGTGATTACAGATCTTGGATTGCCTTGGTACTACCGAGATATTGGCACATTAGGCGATGGAAGCGAAGTTGTTTTTGAAATATACAAAGCTTCTGTAATCTGGGATGGGCAAGAGCAAATTATTGATGTGGCAGCTTCTGAGGCAGATCCATTAGTGGGGATGGGTTTGTTGTATGGTTTTAAACTTCAGATTGAGGCAGTTGAAGGCGGGCGCGTTACACTTGAAGCCTTGAATTAG
- a CDS encoding tetratricopeptide repeat protein has translation MEKLNSAEAYNDRGMERAENGDYTGAIADYTEAIEIDPNYAEAYYNRAYDRSEIKDYSGAIEDYSKVIELAPDAAPAYFNRGMAKAKLGDAEGANADCEYAKNLGL, from the coding sequence ATGGAAAAACTAAATTCTGCTGAAGCCTACAATGATCGCGGCATGGAACGCGCGGAAAATGGTGACTATACTGGGGCGATCGCTGACTATACCGAAGCGATCGAGATCGATCCCAATTATGCGGAGGCTTACTACAACCGTGCCTACGATCGCTCAGAGATTAAGGACTATTCAGGGGCGATCGAGGATTACAGCAAAGTCATCGAGTTAGCTCCTGATGCTGCCCCAGCCTATTTTAATCGCGGCATGGCAAAGGCTAAGCTCGGCGATGCTGAAGGCGCAAATGCTGACTGTGAATATGCGAAAAATTTGGGTTTGTAA
- a CDS encoding IctB family putative bicarbonate transporter has translation MNSKLKLPMPKFLQTLQSWWLSSQAKFFQIISPLQAWREGSRLLSAKFLGGLLVVMLATLPFLENAQTGVIGAAVAIAWLLLWLSDRREEDQTVPIWTAIHTPLIAYWAIALIATLLSPVRVAAADGMVKLTLYMLAFVSMSRLMRLGWRSIFIAAYLGSALIASAYGVQQWYLGAPELATWTDPTSETAGVTRVYSFLGNPNLFAGYLMPALPLGAIAAIHWRGWGLKALGIITAIFGAFCITQTQSRGGLMGLAAASLTLVLLLVYWWGKRLPKWTFPTVFGGMAGAIALGTILVPTLRKRVFSIFGTDDSSNAFRVNVWQAVFNMIKAKPILGIGPGNKAFNQIYPLYQRSGYSALGTYSVPLEITVETGIVGVICYGWLVFTVFRQGLLGLNRLRSDRDSSGLWIIAAIATLVGMLVHGLVDTVWYRPQVQLLWWLAIAIITSFYITGTKAETKEEEVLQEDGTEY, from the coding sequence ATGAATTCCAAGCTCAAACTACCGATGCCCAAGTTTTTGCAAACCCTGCAATCATGGTGGCTCAGCAGCCAAGCTAAATTTTTTCAAATAATTAGCCCATTGCAAGCATGGCGCGAAGGTAGTCGCTTGTTAAGTGCTAAATTTTTGGGCGGATTGCTAGTGGTGATGCTCGCGACTTTGCCCTTTTTAGAAAATGCTCAGACAGGGGTAATCGGAGCAGCCGTAGCGATCGCATGGTTATTACTATGGCTTAGCGATCGCCGTGAGGAGGATCAAACAGTACCGATTTGGACGGCTATACATACACCTTTGATTGCCTATTGGGCGATCGCTTTAATTGCCACCTTACTATCACCCGTAAGGGTAGCGGCTGCCGATGGCATGGTGAAGCTCACGCTATATATGCTTGCCTTTGTGTCGATGAGTCGGTTAATGCGCTTGGGATGGCGATCGATTTTCATTGCCGCATATTTAGGCTCAGCATTAATTGCCAGTGCCTATGGTGTGCAGCAATGGTATCTCGGCGCACCCGAACTCGCCACATGGACAGATCCCACTTCCGAAACGGCAGGCGTGACCCGTGTTTATAGTTTTCTGGGTAATCCTAATTTATTTGCGGGTTATTTAATGCCAGCGTTACCGTTGGGCGCGATCGCTGCGATTCATTGGCGTGGTTGGGGCTTGAAGGCGTTAGGAATTATTACGGCAATTTTTGGGGCATTTTGCATTACGCAAACCCAGAGTCGGGGTGGACTTATGGGCTTAGCGGCGGCAAGCTTAACGCTAGTTTTGTTATTAGTATATTGGTGGGGCAAGCGGTTACCGAAGTGGACTTTTCCTACGGTTTTTGGGGGTATGGCTGGGGCGATTGCCTTGGGAACTATTCTCGTTCCCACTTTACGCAAACGGGTGTTTAGCATTTTCGGAACCGATGATAGTAGTAATGCTTTTCGGGTCAATGTTTGGCAAGCGGTTTTCAATATGATTAAGGCTAAGCCAATCTTAGGCATTGGTCCGGGAAATAAAGCTTTTAATCAAATCTATCCGCTTTATCAGCGATCAGGATATAGCGCCTTGGGTACTTATTCTGTGCCATTGGAAATCACCGTGGAAACGGGGATTGTTGGTGTGATTTGCTATGGTTGGCTAGTTTTTACAGTCTTCCGTCAAGGTTTACTGGGATTAAATCGCTTGAGAAGCGATCGCGATTCGAGTGGTTTATGGATTATTGCGGCGATCGCGACTTTAGTGGGAATGCTCGTTCATGGTTTAGTCGATACAGTCTGGTATCGCCCCCAAGTGCAGTTACTCTGGTGGCTAGCGATCGCCATTATCACTAGTTTTTACATCACAGGGACGAAAGCTGAAACCAAAGAGGAAGAAGTTTTGCAAGAAGATGGAACTGAGTATTGA
- the thiO gene encoding glycine oxidase ThiO, with protein MTDVLVIGGGIIGLATAIALSQKGANVTVIEREICGKGATWAAAGMLAPEAERLEGTLLDFGIRSRDMYPKWIANLMRLSGLDCGYWCCGMIAPSLEESDHQIISQHPKYINREESRKRQSGLGESVLGSLWLPEDGQVNNRKLAKALLTTAQSLSIKILEGVTVYQIARDAQRVIHLDTSVGNLQGDRYILATGAWTRSLLPLPVKPIKGQMLSVFDRDRQLQRVIYAPSCYIVPRQDGQIVIGATVEDNGFSQGNTAAGLAQLLNRAIAVYPAISNMPITETWWGFRPHAPNEIPILGASDYENLILATGHYRNGILFAPITAKLIADFVIEGIKDPILQ; from the coding sequence ATGACTGACGTTTTAGTGATTGGTGGTGGCATTATTGGCTTGGCGACAGCAATCGCCCTTTCCCAAAAGGGGGCAAATGTTACTGTCATTGAGCGCGAGATTTGCGGAAAGGGTGCAACATGGGCGGCAGCAGGAATGTTAGCACCTGAAGCAGAACGCCTTGAAGGGACGCTACTAGACTTTGGCATTCGCAGCCGTGATATGTATCCCAAATGGATTGCCAATCTGATGCGCTTATCAGGTCTAGATTGCGGCTATTGGTGCTGCGGCATGATTGCCCCCAGTCTCGAAGAAAGCGATCACCAAATAATTTCGCAGCATCCCAAATATATCAATCGTGAAGAATCCCGTAAACGACAATCAGGTTTAGGAGAATCTGTCTTAGGTTCTCTTTGGTTGCCAGAAGATGGACAGGTCAATAATCGCAAACTCGCCAAAGCCCTATTAACCACAGCACAATCGTTATCGATCAAAATCCTAGAAGGGGTAACGGTATATCAAATTGCGCGCGATGCTCAGCGAGTTATACATCTCGATACTAGTGTTGGGAACTTGCAGGGCGATCGCTATATTTTGGCGACAGGTGCATGGACGAGATCGCTATTGCCTTTACCCGTTAAACCGATTAAGGGACAAATGTTGTCTGTTTTTGATCGTGATCGGCAGTTGCAGCGCGTAATTTATGCACCAAGCTGCTATATCGTGCCACGTCAGGACGGACAGATTGTCATTGGTGCAACGGTTGAAGACAATGGCTTTTCACAGGGAAATACCGCCGCAGGGTTAGCCCAATTATTGAATAGAGCGATCGCTGTTTATCCTGCGATCTCAAATATGCCTATTACCGAGACATGGTGGGGATTCCGTCCCCATGCGCCTAATGAAATTCCGATTTTAGGCGCAAGTGATTATGAAAACTTGATTTTAGCAACAGGTCATTATCGTAATGGCATTCTCTTTGCACCAATCACGGCTAAATTAATCGCTGATTTTGTTATTGAAGGCATTAAAGACCCTATTCTCCAATAA
- a CDS encoding class I SAM-dependent methyltransferase codes for MQLASEQRTKLDNSDDGLFYEYPRFVTHVDNRFIEQLTELYRQRLQPNTHILDLMSSWVSHLPPEMEFAHIEGHGLNAEELAKNPRLNHYFVQNLNKQQLLPFADQSFDAVLNTVSVQYLQYPEAIFAEIHRILKVGGIAIISFSNRMFYQKAIQAWRDGSESDRTKLVYKYFASVPKGFTKPELVANVPPSSPFLAMLGMASSDPFYAVVATRCD; via the coding sequence ATGCAACTTGCTTCTGAACAACGCACAAAGCTTGATAACTCCGACGATGGACTATTTTATGAATATCCACGCTTTGTCACCCATGTAGATAATCGCTTTATTGAGCAGCTTACGGAGCTATATCGCCAGCGCTTGCAGCCCAATACACACATTCTTGACCTAATGAGTAGTTGGGTATCACACTTGCCACCAGAAATGGAATTTGCACATATTGAAGGGCATGGACTCAATGCTGAGGAACTAGCCAAAAATCCACGTTTAAATCATTATTTTGTCCAAAACCTAAACAAACAGCAATTATTACCCTTTGCCGATCAATCCTTTGATGCGGTGCTAAACACTGTCTCAGTCCAGTACTTGCAATATCCCGAAGCCATTTTTGCCGAGATTCATCGCATTCTCAAAGTTGGGGGAATTGCAATTATTAGTTTCTCCAATCGAATGTTTTATCAAAAGGCAATTCAGGCATGGCGTGATGGTTCCGAAAGCGATCGCACAAAACTAGTCTATAAATATTTCGCCTCTGTTCCCAAAGGATTTACAAAACCAGAATTAGTGGCAAATGTACCACCAAGTTCACCATTTTTAGCAATGCTTGGTATGGCTAGCAGCGATCCGTTTTATGCTGTAGTAGCAACTCGTTGTGATTAG
- the eno gene encoding phosphopyruvate hydratase has protein sequence MTKGTEIIAIAAREILDSRGKPTVEAEVKLANGAIGLAQVPSGASTGSFEAHELRDGDKKRYGGKGVLIAVRNIHEKLLPELKGVDALNQELVDRIMIKRDGTPNKSDIGANAILAVSLATAKAASKAIGQPLYRYLGNPLSNVLPVPLMNVLNGGAHADNNVDIQEFMIVPVGAPTFKEALRYGAEVFAALSSVLHEKGLSTAVGDEGGFAPNLESNQAALELLIDAITKAGYKPGEQVALALDVASNELFKDGNYAIDGKTLSPQEFVNYYEGLISKYPIVSIEDGLEEDQWASWKAMTDQLTNTQLVGDDLFVTNKTRLERGIREGCASAILIKLNQIGSLTETLEAIATADRNGYRSVISHRSGETEDTTIADLAVATRAGQIKTGSLCRSERVAKYNRLLRIEAELGSQAVYAGAVGLGPSR, from the coding sequence GTGACTAAAGGAACAGAAATCATTGCGATCGCTGCACGAGAAATCCTCGATTCGCGTGGTAAACCAACCGTTGAAGCGGAAGTCAAACTTGCCAACGGCGCAATCGGTCTCGCACAGGTTCCCAGTGGTGCATCTACAGGTAGTTTTGAAGCCCACGAACTACGGGACGGAGATAAAAAACGCTATGGTGGCAAAGGAGTTTTAATCGCAGTTCGCAATATTCACGAAAAACTTCTACCCGAACTAAAGGGGGTCGATGCGCTAAATCAAGAATTAGTCGATCGCATCATGATCAAACGTGATGGCACACCAAACAAATCTGACATTGGAGCAAATGCAATCTTGGCGGTTTCCCTTGCTACAGCAAAGGCAGCCTCTAAAGCGATCGGACAACCCTTGTATCGCTATCTAGGCAATCCTCTCTCGAATGTATTGCCTGTGCCTCTAATGAACGTTCTTAATGGCGGCGCTCACGCTGATAATAACGTTGATATTCAAGAGTTTATGATTGTGCCTGTAGGCGCACCCACCTTTAAGGAAGCTTTGCGCTACGGTGCAGAAGTATTCGCAGCTCTTAGCTCCGTACTCCATGAAAAGGGCTTATCAACTGCCGTGGGTGATGAAGGTGGATTTGCCCCTAACCTTGAGTCCAATCAAGCAGCTCTAGAATTGCTAATCGATGCAATCACCAAAGCAGGTTATAAACCTGGGGAACAAGTGGCTCTAGCGCTAGATGTAGCATCTAATGAGCTATTTAAAGATGGTAACTATGCGATCGATGGCAAGACCCTCAGTCCCCAAGAGTTCGTTAACTATTACGAAGGTTTGATCTCCAAATATCCCATCGTCTCCATCGAAGATGGATTGGAAGAAGATCAATGGGCTAGTTGGAAAGCTATGACCGATCAACTCACCAACACTCAGTTAGTTGGTGATGACCTGTTTGTAACCAATAAGACTCGTCTAGAGCGTGGTATTCGTGAAGGTTGTGCTAGCGCCATCTTGATTAAGCTTAATCAAATCGGTAGCTTGACCGAGACTCTAGAAGCGATCGCAACCGCAGACCGTAATGGTTATCGCTCAGTGATCAGTCACCGTTCTGGCGAAACTGAAGACACCACGATCGCTGATCTTGCCGTTGCCACACGCGCAGGTCAAATCAAAACTGGTTCTCTCTGCCGTAGTGAGCGCGTTGCTAAGTACAACCGTTTACTCAGAATTGAAGCAGAACTTGGCAGCCAAGCAGTATACGCTGGTGCTGTTGGTTTAGGTCCTTCTCGCTAA
- a CDS encoding cyclic nucleotide-binding domain-containing protein, whose protein sequence is MTTIDLFKNEKNFITIPEGEVIFQKGGIADHIYVVLEGEVEISIDGKLLDITGAGGIVGEMALISASPRSATAIAKTECKLVPIDEKRFTFLVQQTPYFSLSVMKIMVERIRKLDALVLGIE, encoded by the coding sequence TTGACAACGATTGATTTATTTAAAAACGAAAAAAACTTCATTACAATTCCAGAGGGTGAAGTGATTTTCCAAAAAGGTGGGATCGCCGATCACATCTATGTAGTGCTTGAAGGTGAAGTAGAAATTTCTATAGATGGTAAATTGCTAGATATCACTGGTGCTGGTGGCATTGTTGGAGAAATGGCTCTCATCAGCGCCTCCCCAAGAAGTGCTACAGCGATCGCCAAAACAGAATGTAAGTTGGTTCCGATTGATGAGAAACGCTTTACTTTTTTAGTGCAACAAACTCCATATTTTTCGCTTAGCGTGATGAAGATAATGGTTGAAAGAATTAGAAAGCTTGATGCTCTAGTTTTGGGAATTGAATAA
- a CDS encoding DUF6918 family protein, with protein sequence MGLSEDLLTPDNKALIVQECCEMIDAQLASKTGMSGIALKTAFAALKGLKPNYIYSVVDSLSQPCFTEIDPIWAEGLQQGEPVEYLKANKSRTADALLAVTDTKAKNTKIQLVRGVYEKFRDSAKKHVEDAVPDLAEIIGKYAK encoded by the coding sequence ATGGGACTAAGTGAAGATCTGTTAACCCCTGATAACAAAGCCTTAATTGTCCAAGAATGCTGCGAGATGATCGATGCACAACTAGCTAGCAAAACAGGCATGAGTGGGATCGCGCTCAAAACCGCCTTTGCTGCGCTCAAGGGGCTTAAGCCCAATTATATCTATAGTGTAGTTGATTCACTCTCGCAACCATGCTTTACCGAAATTGATCCCATTTGGGCAGAGGGGCTCCAACAAGGTGAACCTGTAGAATATCTGAAAGCAAATAAGTCTCGCACCGCAGATGCATTGTTAGCTGTTACTGATACAAAGGCAAAAAATACTAAGATTCAACTGGTGAGAGGAGTCTATGAGAAATTTCGTGATTCTGCCAAGAAACATGTTGAAGACGCGGTTCCAGATTTGGCGGAGATAATTGGTAAATATGCTAAGTAG
- a CDS encoding TIGR00297 family protein, with amino-acid sequence MINSFPISQGWLIAIALNTFLGAIALLLPRKVLTTTGIYHAWILGIVIWGCLGWQGYVVILSYLIVGSGVTRIGKDIKEAKGIAEKRDGARGPENLWGSAATGAVCAIGYAIAPSPLWLIAYVASLSTKLADTTASEIGKAYGKSTFLITTLKPVPAGTEGAVSLEGTIAGIIGSLLIAAIGWAVSLLASPWDLLWCAIAAFIATNIESLIGATLQEKYDWLTNELVNGINTTIGAAIAVLTAAIVR; translated from the coding sequence ATGATAAATAGTTTCCCCATTTCACAGGGTTGGTTGATCGCGATCGCCCTAAATACTTTTCTGGGAGCGATCGCCCTACTCTTACCTCGCAAAGTTTTAACCACAACAGGAATTTACCATGCATGGATTTTAGGGATTGTGATCTGGGGCTGTTTAGGATGGCAAGGCTATGTCGTTATTTTAAGCTATCTGATCGTGGGTTCTGGGGTAACTCGCATTGGCAAGGACATCAAAGAAGCTAAAGGCATTGCCGAAAAACGCGACGGGGCAAGAGGTCCCGAAAATTTATGGGGTTCGGCAGCAACAGGTGCAGTTTGTGCAATTGGCTATGCAATCGCGCCAAGTCCTCTGTGGCTAATCGCCTATGTTGCTAGCCTCAGTACCAAGCTTGCCGACACAACCGCCAGCGAGATTGGCAAGGCTTATGGCAAAAGTACATTTTTGATTACCACGCTTAAGCCTGTCCCCGCAGGGACTGAAGGTGCTGTCAGCCTCGAAGGGACGATCGCAGGGATCATTGGTTCACTCTTAATCGCGGCAATTGGCTGGGCGGTGAGTCTATTAGCGAGTCCTTGGGATTTGCTTTGGTGTGCGATCGCTGCCTTCATTGCCACAAATATCGAAAGTCTTATTGGTGCAACCTTACAAGAAAAGTATGACTGGCTCACCAATGAACTCGTTAATGGTATCAATACGACCATCGGTGCAGCGATCGCGGTTCTGACTGCCGCAATTGTGAGATGA
- a CDS encoding DUF1361 domain-containing protein, with protein MTEAFAQFLGNFRWMGWNLFLAIIPCVLSFILFTKRSPKRLPKNAMWWLGLITFILFLPNAPYIITDIIHFVDDARTPEISDNGVIFLIIPQYTIFILLGFQCYVLSLIKLVQYLGWLKLIRNITFMEISMNFICAVGVYWGRFNRLNSWYVLTQPRRVLETAISNLENPNFFFGTIVFFIIFTSLYYVFKWINLAIAFYWHNRSNQVSA; from the coding sequence ATGACAGAAGCATTTGCACAGTTTTTAGGAAATTTTCGGTGGATGGGGTGGAACTTATTTCTTGCCATAATTCCTTGTGTACTTAGCTTTATCTTATTTACGAAGCGATCGCCAAAGCGCTTACCTAAAAATGCTATGTGGTGGTTAGGGCTAATAACTTTTATCCTATTTCTGCCCAATGCCCCTTACATAATTACCGATATTATTCATTTTGTGGATGATGCACGTACACCTGAGATTTCCGATAATGGTGTGATTTTTCTGATCATCCCTCAATATACTATCTTCATCCTATTGGGCTTCCAATGTTATGTGCTCTCTTTGATCAAACTTGTGCAGTACCTAGGCTGGCTGAAGCTGATTAGAAATATTACTTTTATGGAAATCAGTATGAACTTTATCTGTGCCGTTGGTGTGTATTGGGGAAGATTCAATCGCTTAAATAGTTGGTATGTACTGACGCAACCAAGGAGAGTTTTGGAAACAGCCATTAGCAATCTCGAAAATCCCAATTTCTTCTTTGGCACGATCGTATTTTTTATAATCTTTACAAGTCTCTACTACGTTTTTAAATGGATTAATTTAGCGATCGCCTTCTACTGGCACAATCGATCCAATCAAGTTTCTGCATAA
- a CDS encoding Uma2 family endonuclease, which yields MAIALSNPQKLSLTEFLAMPETKPANEFIDGQIYQKIMPQGKHSRLQTKFASLINERGEPNCLVSAFCELRCTLGGRSIVPDISVFEWQNIPLDEYDEPLDRIEIAPDWVIEILSPDQSTVLIIDKIRFALKHGSKLGWLIAPNERKILTFSTNEFDSYQGNDILPMLGILKDWQLSVNDVFNLLIFTKS from the coding sequence ATGGCGATCGCATTATCAAATCCCCAAAAGCTTTCTCTTACAGAATTTTTGGCAATGCCAGAGACTAAACCCGCAAATGAATTTATTGACGGTCAAATCTATCAAAAAATAATGCCACAGGGTAAACACAGCAGATTACAGACCAAGTTTGCATCACTAATTAATGAACGTGGTGAGCCTAATTGCTTGGTCTCAGCATTTTGTGAATTACGCTGTACCCTTGGTGGGCGCTCAATTGTGCCAGATATATCAGTGTTTGAGTGGCAAAATATTCCTCTTGATGAGTATGATGAACCATTAGATAGAATCGAAATTGCGCCTGATTGGGTTATTGAGATTCTTTCACCTGATCAGTCAACAGTTTTAATAATTGACAAAATTAGATTTGCTTTAAAGCACGGTTCAAAATTAGGTTGGCTTATTGCACCGAATGAGAGAAAAATTTTGACATTTAGTACTAACGAGTTTGATAGTTATCAAGGTAATGATATTTTGCCAATGTTGGGGATACTGAAGGATTGGCAGTTATCTGTTAATGATGTGTTTAACTTACTGATTTTTACAAAGAGTTAG